Part of the Ornithodoros turicata isolate Travis chromosome 6, ASM3712646v1, whole genome shotgun sequence genome, TGTACAAATAAATTCGGTTGCTGGTTGAACGCCTccgtgtgtgtgtcgtccttgCCCCTCCGCGTTCTTAACCATGGTAAAAAAAACTAGtacgtcagctctcaaaatattactgcgccgcggataggatggacacagagaggtcacccTCCCTtcttgcgccagataatgtaatccatcatgcTCTGcctccgtattggctgttaagaccgGCCGTATGACACTACGCCGTGGCAGAAGGTGCGctcccctactgatggcgcatggtggcgctgcagtatttctacTAGCGCGCGACTGCGTTTCTTTATCTACAGAGGCGTGCAtagttgacggactacatttcttttccttcttaagttgaacaccactatagtttctttcttttttgcgcgCCCGCACAGGTTTGGAAATGATTGACAACGAAAACGGCGACGACTCCTTGGGCATTCCTGCTGCGTTGGTTCCCGGTGAGTTTGACGATGCTAATGTCCACAAGCTCTGagggctacactctaaaaacaggacttcaccgcgtagcacgctgtgcgccaaccattgccaaggatgatagggttatcgcttctgattcgaagagaggcgggggcgtacgcctttttgtggcaattttcatacatccaaattgccacaaaaaggcgtacgcccacctctctcttcgaatcagaagcgatataaccccatcattcgtggcaatggttggctctcagcgtgctacgcggtgaagtacGCGGTGAGTGTACGATGTGGAGGGTCGGTGTGATGTACACAGTGCACTCCTATAATGGTCCCTTCTTTGTGCTTCCATGAGTTCCTTGCTAAAATTGGCGTTCAGCTTTTGCTCCGGGAATGTTATATGTGCACTGGCGCAAGAATTGCGCTTTGGAcgctgctacactcttaaaacgaaACTGCGTCGCCACACAGTTGAAGGCGAAGCATCGCACATAACGATACCGTTATCATCACTCCTGAtatgtggaaagcgcggggcgtacgcctttcggTGACACTTAATATATCTGCGTAAGTGTCACGGAGAgacgcacgcctcccgtttttaaccaatcagggagcAGAACGATATTCTTCGGTAAGGTGGTTGACTAAGGGCGTGCTAACTTTGTTCTTCTGGAAGATCAAGCCCGAGCCAACAGAAGTCGCACGGGGCACAGAGGAGAGCACGGATGGCATTCTGACGCCGGTAGTGACAACGATACCATTACTGAAGCATCCGACATTACCCTGGGAGTCGTCTCAAGCACAGAGACTGTCCATCTTGGGCACACTCAGAAGCCAGGTAGGTCTACACCATATCTTTATTATACGTGCGTATAGGCGTGTTGTTGACCATGAACCTGAGACGGCAGATGACAGAGTCTGCACTCACTGTACACGTTGGTGGTAACTGAACCGCGCGTGCCTTTATTCCAGGACCCACAACAAAGTTTCTTAGATTAACGCAGACTACCCTGCATATAACTAACGGAACGGTCACAACACCACATAGCAGTGCTACAACACCGCACGCAGTGCTGATTACCGGTACCGCTCCGGTAACTGGACATGGTGCGACATCTACGATAAAGCGGCTGCCAAAAAGGAAAAGCGGTGAGGAggtggtacactctaaaaaaaaaagaacagaacttgaccacatagcacaaTCAATGCAAAGAAATACACAGGATAATAACGTACTCCCCGTTCATAATCTCGAAATGAAGTTTTTCTTTCACTCCTGAATTGAGGAGAGAACGAGACTTACGAGAAGAGAACAAGGTTTTTGTTTCATCCTCGCACATTCAATAAACCGGGAGAGAGAAGGACGTTATTCTGAGTGACGATGATTGGCTAGGGGAGTGCTgtgctgtgaagttctgtttttagagcttAGCTGCACTTTTGAAACAGGACTTGACCGCGTAatactctcctagccaaccacgtGGTGACGTTCTGTTCTAGCAGTGTACTTGATTGTACTTGATTCCCACAACATTGTACGTGACCTTTTGCAGTTCGTGAGACGACGAACGACGAAGGTGAGTTCAGTATCGGTAAGAGAAGTACCATAAATTCGGTGCCTCGAATACCACTCGTTAATCATGCTGCCATTCTGTCGTTCATACACCCATAGCTACGGACAGTATCACCACCACTCGAGGTGAGTTTCTGTCCCACTGATTTCTCACCACCTTTTGATAGAGTTCGGGAGATAAAGTTTAAGTTACTCTATAACTGACAGAGACCtgaaaacagaatttcacctcCTAACACACGAACAAGGCACACAACAACATCGTTATTTCACCTGCTTTGGCAAGAAAGTGCCGCGTACATCCTTTTGTGACCGGTAATCGAAATGCAAAGTGTCCCGGTAGGCGTAGGTCTCCCAGTCCCAAGAAATAAGGAGTGAGAAATAAGTACCACTCTGAACTATACGCGTATCCGCTGAGCTTATAGCACACTAACCTGCAGAGTGTGCACTCGAAAAACCTAGCTTCGCCACATGACATACTCCTGGTGAGCCATTGTTCCAAGTGGCTTCATACTCTCTGCTGATTTaatgcgtacgcctctttgAGACACTTTATATGATCGTATGGGAGCACGTGAGGTCTTTCATTCGCGCACCCTCTAGGATCCCATCCAGAGATTCCGCAAGTGAAGGTGTGAGGTTGAGGTCACTCCGTGACGTGCAGAGAACCCCGCAAGCAGAACAGCAGCCACTGTGAGCTTCTGACACCTGGCTGCGCCTAGAggcactaaataagctacgcttcagagtatcgacactgagttccaagagcgagcatgcgccgtTTTGTTTCCACGcaacgctacccacgcgcacgccCAGTTTAGCGCatgatgccatctatcgtgcgcgagtgaaatgttcctttcgtttgcaagcagctcatcaaggttgacggccttgagctcaccttgacatcctctgGACGCTGTGGTTGACAGTACATGGACTATcacacaacaatcatacacgaagcgtgtatgattgcgAAGCGTgtctatcccacagggagcgTTATGTTAGCCGTTCTTCATAACTaaccccgagactggggaagaaCACACTAAACAGGACTCCTGTGTGGACTCTGAAGCAGGACTCTAGTGTGTTTTTCCTGGgaaaaaacacactaaacaggactcctgtttagtgtgtttttccccagtctcagggttcgttatgaagatcaattatcaccagctcgcctgctttctcGCCGCTctttatgttagccgtctttgatcctcaaatgggatgataccggtgtggtgcggaaacaagatggcgcacctgctctcccttggacctcagtgtcgatactctgaagcgaagcttatttagtgattcTAGCTACGCCATGTCAGCGGACCGTGCCGGGCCTTCAAGGTTACGCAGCCCCACTTGTGGCTTATCTTCCGGGAACGTTTCTGTAACTTATATTGTGCGGGTAACAAGGCACCGTTCGGTGAAAACATTTTCCACGGTGTCTTCTGGTGGATTGTTTGATGAATGATACTGTGTATCCAGCACTGCTAGATATTATTTCTTTGCTTCTTTAAGAGTTGTTCGTATAGACATCACGGTTACGCTGTTGCCTCAGTGCGAGTTGGGTGCAGTTTTTCTATTACTTTGCAGTACCGCACACGCCTCCGACGCCTTCTCGTCTGCCTTGTAAGTTAACCGGAAATTAATGTGTGACATGTCCTCTCGGTGTGTACCGATATAAGCTTACAGGAGCATGCATGGAAGCAGCCACTTGGAACACgatatttctttctttgtgtgtgtgtgtgatatgaacatactaccttcaggaacatTCACGCATAATATTTCATTTGGGAATCGCGAATTTCCCGAAAAAATAGTTCAGAAGAATGCACGCAGCGGGGTCCATTTCGCCCTCGGTACTCCtcgcgtgtggtgacgtcatgtCGGCGGAGCACTTTTTATTGGATGCCGAGGGTCGTCTGCTTGCGAGAAGGACCGGTCCAGACGCGAGACGGCTGCAATAcaactgcaaaaagaaagatGGAGAAAAGAAGGCGCGCGTTTTACGATTGGGCCACTGACATGACGTCACAGACTGGCAGCCGGAGAAGCAACTTTTCTGACACGCGATTGAATGGTCTCTCGCGCACAAGGATTCCGCGATGCACTCATAAACCCTAATCTCTACTGCTTCTGGTGTATATATATGTGATGAACACTGGAACATCCGTCCCGAGCAATATCAGTTTAATGAATAATCGTGACCATGCACGAGCGTGAGTTCGGTCTCTTCGTCGTTacgtcacatatatatatatatttttttttttcgagtcctTCCCCGATCCTTTAAGTATGAAGCTAAAGCACACCGAAGATCTGTTAGGCGACTTGTACTTCCTGCTGTTCGCCACGTTTGTGTTAACAGATTGGCAACCATAGAATTGAGATCTATGGAACGAATTCTAGCAACGTTgcagtggatgaggcaattaaacagcAGCAATGAGGGACAGCAGCGGGATTCAGCAGTGGGGTAGTATCTCTGACCGGCAGTCGGAAGGtgcgggttcaaatcctaccgccagtgccttttcttcaactgccattatttcGTTGAATTGTAGCCCTCGCGGAACTTACCAtcattatatatattttttagcaTCCAGCAGTTCTGCGAAGCCACGACGGCCGCCGAGTAAGTGTCCTTGCATCCACGTCCTTTTGTGACGCTCCCTCGTCGAATGCGTTTTACGATGCAAAACAATCGTGCAGAACGAAGACGACGCGCTCCGAAGAAAGCAAGAACAATCACTACCAGTAAGTAGCGTGCAccataccgtgtattcacacgagcgacatcctcacggaatattctatgtggaagaaaaagcgaaaacactgctcacagagccgaagttccgttccgtgttatgttgagcattcacacggtacgGCATATAGGgtgtggcgtactgcgcatttagcagacgacacttggcagacgacaccgtcagcgtgttttcctgtcgtctgctacggaatagcttgtggctgtgtagcaggatattccccacggtgagcagtgtacgtgaagacacgacgttgagcgctcgcgctcacgtgataATAGAAAGccatgacgcttttcgcatcttcggcctctgggggaatgtcgctcgtgtgaatccACGGATATGGTAAGATGGCACCGGAATGTCTACGTTACTTTCTCTTTTTCCGAAGCCACTAGCTATTGCCGAAGCTGTTTGTATTTCTGCCCATGTTCCGCATGTTCTGTGCGTTTGTGGTAAATTCCTGGATGACTTAAATCTAAACAGGAATTTATTTCTGAAAATTTGACTTACaggggcactaaagtgaaaaaaaatgaaaaaaaaatctcatcgCAGAATGAAAGACGCGCGTGATCAGCCAGTTCATTAATTTTACTCACTTGAGGGTTCTTTTAATGTGCGCggaaatctcagcacacggcCGTCCCTTGCGGAGGGTAGCGGATATATAAGCAGCGTGTACCCTGCCACCGGGTTGCTGGCGTTCTCGATTGCGATCGAACCTTGGGTATCAGTAGGCGGACAATAGCTAGGGAgagactttttcgggttaaatgcctttctcagattcggggggtaaaaatcgggcgccaTTTTTAAATcagtaattcggggagaaatcgggcgatactTGTGCTATCggatgtttttgtttctcctcttgtttattaggtcctttcctaatctctctctctctctttttttttttttttttggcggtATCGTGatcttccagcggtaatccccgaaggcatagaaagtgttgacacacatggctGTATTGCTGGGAATATAACTGACCCATTCTTATATGTGTTAcacgcagtgatggccagtagttaactacatgtagttaaactactagttaaactacctgattgtagttcaaaagtagttatcaactacttgcagaaatgtagtggcaactactagttaaactactatttcgagtagttaactacagtagttaggttgctgcaggcgccaactacttccgattttgccgcaagctttacggcacgattgtgcttccgactcttaccttgagctacttgtttgatgagaacggaggtgcagagcaattgtgccgggCATATGTACTAAATCTTTACTtctatcactgcttgtgattcatatttaggtgtccaagaacactatcgAATGGAATTGGTGTTGATgtacaacgttaagtagttatagatgtagttaaaatacattgcagtagttaaagaagtagttttaactacctcccctgaaaagtagttgaactactagttaaactactccattgtgaagtagttagtagttatagttaaactactgtagaagtagttagtggccatcactggttacaCGTGAccacctttgttcgtcttcagtggaaacgtcacttgaggatttcgtagtgactggaattcggggagaaatcgggtttaacccgaattggtcggtggtcagttcgggggggggggataacctggcggaatcgggtttaacctgaaaaagtcactccctaacaaTAGTTGGTGAGACTCGAGTGTTGccgtttttctttgttgttcgTTAGGCCTCCGCACTTTactctttcctgatttgttaaaaacgatAGGCGTTTTGAGGACACTTTGCATCTACGTTATGCTCGCAGAAGGCCAGCACCTCGCACTCAAACCAGGACACACTATAAACAATGGTTCACTTtgttatgtagtgaagttctctTTTGAGAGCATACCTGCACCAAGGAGTGTTGCTACGCAATATGTGCAGAGAAATAGACCTTTTTAGagaagcaagcgccacctgcggCACGCAAGGGAACATTACGAGACGgtcagaggcggaggtagatgaagaacaacaacattcccgatCTGCgctgcagcagcagcgtcagcaggggtaaaccataaccgaagcagacgacagagcagtgtccctagttcccatgctgctttgcgccgcgcgcttggtggcgcgcgcatctttttaaaatcgtctattgcacTCGTGCTGTCGTTGGGTAAAAGACGTTTCTCTGTTTCAGGCACAAAGGGTTCCACCCCAGTTCAAGAGGTGATCGTATCCATCTTTGAAACCGTCTTGGTTCCAAGTACGCGGACGTTGCTCACTCTCGCCACGGTTTGAACTCACGTGTGAATTTTGTTTTTGCAGCTGACCcgatcaccaccaccacgattGCTACCACTTTGGTACGAGCGCCTTTACGAGAGCGTCTAGCCTTTTAACTTTGAttcattttacttttttctttcaaatggcATTAATTCAAAGTACCTACTCTTGAATAGTAACTGAATTACAGGTAACTGATAGCTCGGTCTAACTACCACTCGTGGTAAATGTAACTGTAAAATGTGTCTGTAATTGAGATAGTGCCGTAGCGTTATATTTCCATCTTGATGAAACAAACAAAGACCCGTCCCTAACCGAAGGGATGTCCCTTTTGTTGAAGAGACGGAAACTTGTTGATGATTGGTTTGAGAAGTAACTATACAGCTTAATTTATAACGGGCATGTGACGTAACTTCAGCTAGACAGTGCATATCTAGGCTGAAATGagaattttaattaaaaattgAATTTAGTCGTGTGGGTCGTTTGTTACAAAGTATCTACGCAGTAGCAAAGCTATAATCCAACGTGGTAACTGCACGACCTAAGCACAGAACTCCACTTCCATAAGACGCTCATAAAAATccgtcattcagaatgatagcgttctctttcctgattcgtTGGAACTCCGAAGTGTGCGCCTTTTTGTAGAAATTAACGCGTGTATATATTGAGAACTTCCCacattttgtttctgtttcactCCTGTACCATTTTTGCTCATTGCGTTGCTCTTGCGATTTATATATCTGCTTGAAAATCTTGCAGTAAAGCCGCAGCCCTGCACAAGGACCATGAAGTGATGAAGGCGGGAGATGTGGAGCGATATCGACGGATTTTTTCTTCGAAACATAATTTCATCTATATGGCCAAATTTAaagatttttcttcttttggcgGTTGCTGTGTTTGTAGTGATATATACTATTTGCTCTGTGACAACCTTGTTGTAAAAATGCACATATCGCTCATAAAATGCGTCGCTGATGCATGTTTTGAAACTATACTTTTACCCATTGTTAAATCACACGAATCATTGTTAAATTGCACCTTTATCTTATGCATGTCTTCTTTCAACGTGACCCACTTAACGGTATATTGTAAAGCAACAGATAGACAAGCACagacaaataaaataaattatatCTTAAATAATATAATTcacatataatatatataatatatatatatatatataatctaaAATTGATATTTTATCAGAGTAACATAAATAATAAGCAAGAGACAAATGTTGGTGACCCAGCACAAGGTACGCGAAACTGAACACAGCATTCGTGCACAGTGAGGGTGGGCGTCAAAATGGTGGCTTTGCGGCGTTCGCTTCTGCCAAGGGTGACTGGACTCtatacacagagggagctactaCTCAGGCGCCCTACGATATTCATCCGTTCTATCGTTCATAATTTATGCGGGAAGTAAATCGCTATCTGAGCTTTTCCTAGCTGTTCGCTCCTCCTCGAGAAGTGCGGCATTACAGTGCGGTCTGTCATAGGTCTCCTCAAACTTTCTCCCACGATGGATGGGGAAATCGTATGGAGAGGACAATAGGGTCCCCACATTGTGGCACAACGGTGCAAAGAGCGGTTTGGTTTTGTTCGCGCATATGCCACTAATGACGCAACAGATGAATCCAGTTCCTTTTGCATTGCCGTCAAGGTAACATTCTTTTGTGCTATAGTGCCGCTTTAACTAGAGTCGCTAAATAGGGAGCatagtagcgacactgagccacgccggcgagagcgaccgccatcttgggtccggcgcggctgcgtcgcctagcaatgggatgCCAATCTCTCCCTCCTCTGCCGGAGAgcagcgcgcagtcgagccagctcgcaatcGAGGAAACAGGTGTTaaatggaggggactcaacatggacggcggcgttcttggaaggagaaaccacgtgacatgaTTGGCCCAATCGCGGTGGTTTTCGTGCAGGAGTATGAAGGAGGAGAGAGGTTAAGTCGGTGAACTTTACTGCGCATTGTAGTTCCAATCATATATAGCTTTGGGGGAAAATGAATGCCTAAAAACGTCTGTCCTGCAGAGATAGGGCCCCAACCTCTTGTGATGGTCTAATCTTGGTGAGATAGGCTTGAGAGGGCTCAGATACAAATCGTTTAAAATACCAGTCCTATCATGATATCATCCAAAATCTTCTGTCGCAGTTGCCTTCTTCTCAACGATAAGCATCCTACCACTGGTTGTCCCTGTATGTGTACCTGTGTTATGTTCAACGCCCTTCTACGGTTTATCACCCTGCACGTCATTATTAACATGGTCCCGTCCATTACAACCCGATATCCTAATAACCAATGCAAATCAAACAGAATTGGATCATGGCCAGATCATGTATATGGGAGGGGTCAGAAGTACAAGGCTCTGCGAAGGATTCGAATAAAGGTAATTAAAGATGTGGAAAGGAAGTAAAACAATGTACAGAAACTGGTGTAACTGGTCACGCTTGTGATGATATGTCTGCAATGAAGTGTGACTATATAGGAGCTATCTAGAATGCATTGCATTCGCTATTGTCTAGCAGCCGGTATATGTGGTGTGTCCCTGTGACTCGGAATATGTCATGGTAGTATTGGTATGACCACCCCTCTGCAAGACTATGTTGTTGAAACTCGTATGTGGAAAAAGAGGAGCTGGTGGTCAGCTGACCTGCATGGATTTTTAGCTTCTTCTTTTAGTTAACATAGCGTGGGCTCGCTCACTTGTTCTGATTAAAGCGAAGACTTAGACCCGCTTTCAGTCCTTCTGTTCTTCACATATGTCTCTGCCACTAAACTTGGCAGAGTTCGAATATGAGAACAACGTTTCGTTCTCTAGGGACATTTGCACCATTGCTGAATGATGAAGAAAATGCTGTAAGACCGACTCACGAGCGGAAACAAGGACGTCGACTATGGGCCACTTtgcgacgaagaagaagaacgtcacggccacggccattatctcattggtagaagaagaagaagaagaacgtctGCAGTTCCTCAAGCCGCTGGCCTGAGCTAGTGCTGTCGCATACCACGGAGAACGCACTAAAATGAAAGGTAAGCTTCTGCTTTCCATCAAGGAGAACAGTTTTCCTTTCTCACCTTTCGTCACGTTGTGATACCGAAAGTTCTGTGGAGATATTAAACAACTTTGTACTTGTCAGTTTACTGAAGTTAGGCTTGCCATAAATTACTACCACAAATTGTTCTTTTGAAGACCTGCTTAATAGTCGTATTTGTCGTTCGCAGAGTGTAATTAGAATGCTTGCAGTGTTGCAATGATAATCACCCATTTATCGATTCTACAATATCAATTATGTTCACGCAGGTTCCGGACACAGACATGGTTCGGGTGAGTCTCGAAGGGGAAGCTTATTGTCTCCCAATGGATAAGGTCATCGCAGattggatgtagttccgtatcgggaccactggcttttttaaaagaaaaaagaataaaaacaaaaaccaaacgcttttacgtgaaagaggagctaattagtaacCAAATTAAACAGGATTCGAAttaccctcgtatattgcgtgaaacgtataaaaattaaattttatcgccggtttcttgatggcgacccgccatcttggctgaggaccttctgacctaaTCCGAGGCACAGCcccgacgcccgcaccgcctagtgcgtgtctaggggggggaggggggatccCCAGAATCCCCCCTGTAGAACcgaacttaacctaacctcactaaagtgaggtgatttagcccatttcaacgaccctacctttcggaagacggcaagtttcgaatccattaggcttagcattcccgtgtttctcctgcgctaaaagtgaatcatatGGGGttcttgaaatgcatataaaaaaacttccAATCCACAGAATTTtttaattcttacatttttagattcagtatatgaacttcttccacttctatgcaatatttaccttcctaacccTTTCActgatttttaaaaacgagtggtcccgatacggaactacgcCCGCAAATTTATAATTTACTGCGGAAAAATGTTTTAGCTCTGTACACCTGTCTTCAGAAAACACCGCACTTGTCATTCCTAGAGGCTAgagtatactcttaaaaatgaacttcaccgcatagcacgctcctagccaaccataaactcgagtgatatcgttatccgccctgatttgttgaaaacgggaggcgtacgccttttttgtgacacttatgctgttcataattattttcaacaaatcagggcagataacgatatcattcgagattatggttggctaggagcgtgctatgcggtgaagttcatttttaaaagtgtagaaGTAACTGGCAAGAATAGGAAGGCCAAGTTCGTTGATTGTTGAGATGACTTGACGAGTCAAGATAAACAAGCGGAACACGCCTAATTGAAGAGCGGGGATCACCGTGTCCAATAAGCGCCTGCCACTTTAaacttctgcttttttttttttttttgaccgaTCAAGTTATCTCGATAATCCGCGAACATAGCCTCCTATGACTAATGCGTCGTTACGGCAGGAGAACGTTTTCCAGCCTCTGCTCGTTCAATCCATGTACTGTATAAGAAGCATTCAAATCGACGAGGGATATTTTACTTCCAATATCAGCTATTGACTCTGGTTGTGGTTACAGCAGTTGACTGGGATACAAGAGAGATTCTAAATTACATGCTAAATTAGGCATGTTTCGCTTATTGACAACGGTAGCTGGAAGACCAGTCGTGTACTGTCTTCGTACAAAAGGAATATTTGCAGACGCCCGAACGAACACTGAAGTGCTGCAATGTGTGCTTATATGACTAGAGCCACTCGTATGCTTGCTACCTATCTTCGTAGGATACTAGAAtagtgttagactttttttagAAGACTACAATCCTACGACCAGACATATCTTGTTCTACGAAGCAGGCTGAGTTAACGAAATTCCTTTACTCAATTGAGACGTCGAGGACTTAGCGGAGCTCGTTGGCTTGCCGTCGGCTGGTGCAAAACGCAAAACATTCACTAAATGTTACCTGCTCATAGCTGGCAAACACGTTCAGCCTGccgggtacactcttagaaatgaacttcaccacatagcacgctcgtagccaaccatcatcccgaatgacaacgttctcgcccctgatttgctgaaaacgggaggaggagcctattttgtggcattatgcacggcacaaaataggctcctcctcccgttttcaacatatctaaggcgagaacgttgtcattcggggtgatggttggctaggagcgtgctatgtggtgaagttcatttttaagagtgtagttcttTGCAAGCATATCATTCTTGGAGGGTTTCAAATTCAGATATATAGCTGTTGATACAATTCACGTGAGAAGGGCGTTATGTAGGCGAGCGATAGATGTCAAAGACGACCAGAGAGGTATTTCCAAGTTCTATTTGGTACCAAATAGACTCCACATCTTCAATACCCTCtaagtacagtgctggacaaaagtttagggAACCCGTTCTGGCAGATTCCTTCCTCATAGTGACACGctagcaacgaatgggatcGTACGGATTTAAATatatgtgcctaggtaacccagtcacctgtttgcaagtccgtacagTCCGTACATtggctgctagcgtgtcactctgagggaggaatgcgccggagcgtgttccataaacttttgtccagcactgtacaaggaCTACACTATCGAGTGAACTCTTCCGACTGTATGCAAATACCTCCTCCCCTATACTACTGATCCGGTGGAAGTAATTTACCATCGTATATGTCGGGCGTTCCAGCCAGGCGTCAGCGATAATTAACACATGCGGGGCGTATTGTAATAAAAAGTACTAACTAATAACCCATAAAGGTTCCCCTTGTGTCCCTCGTGTGTGTGATCATAACTGAAATATgacaaagagtgatattaaacggtaggagcaacttatttatttacacatggtaacgagactttcgtgcccgagactg contains:
- the LOC135397705 gene encoding uncharacterized protein LOC135397705 isoform X2 codes for the protein MNESASFTMTDSYDDRYHAALLRPAPPEITDEPRRLKHCFLVLLGVTFIVGSSLIISYFIYGGATSSAEGLEMIDNENGDDSLGIPAALVPDQARANRSRTGHRGEHGWHSDAGSDNDTITEASDITLGVVSSTETVHLGHTQKPGPTTKFLRLTQTTLHITNGTVTTPHSSATTPHAVLITGTAPVTGHGATSTIKRLPKRKSVRETTNDEVPHTPPTPSRLPSSSSSAKPRRPPKRRRRAPKKARTITTSTKGSTPVQEVIVSIFETVLVPTDPITTTTIATTL
- the LOC135397705 gene encoding uncharacterized protein LOC135397705 isoform X1; its protein translation is MNESASFTMTDSYDDRYHAALLRPAPPEITDEPRRLKHCFLVLLGVTFIVGSSLIISYFIYGGATSSAEGLEMIDNENGDDSLGIPAALVPDQARANRSRTGHRGEHGWHSDAGSDNDTITEASDITLGVVSSTETVHLGHTQKPGPTTKFLRLTQTTLHITNGTVTTPHSSATTPHAVLITGTAPVTGHGATSTIKRLPKRKSVRETTNDEATDSITTTRVPHTPPTPSRLPSSSSSAKPRRPPKRRRRAPKKARTITTSTKGSTPVQEVIVSIFETVLVPTDPITTTTIATTL